DNA sequence from the Acidimicrobiales bacterium genome:
TGCAGCCAGGCGGGGCGGCCGTCGACGGTGACGACGGCGAGCAGCATCCCCCAGCCGAGGCCGACGAGGTGCGGAGGCAGCACGGCGAAGGGCACGGGCAGCGGATTCTCTGCGGCGATCACCGCGGCGGCGGTGCCGGCGGCGAGCAGTACGGCGACACCGGCCAGCTCCTGCCGGCGCCCGTCGAGGCCGCCCGCCCGGGCCAGGCGCCGCATCGCCCACGCCCACGCCGGCACGAACGCGTAGAACGACACCTCCACCACCAGCGTCCACGACTGCCCCAGGCCCGCGGGGAGGAACAGGGACGCGTCGTCGCGGGGGAAGTAGCCCTGTGTGAGCGTGAGGTGCTGCACGAGCTGGGCGGTGTCGTCGAAGTGGATCCAGCCGAACAGCAGCAGCCCGCCGACGGCCACCAGGTAGGCGGGGTAGATGCGCACGGCGCGGCGCAGCAGGTAGCCGCGCAGGCGGGGCGGCGGTCGGCCGCGCACGTGGGCCCGGGCGAAGGGGCCGTAGATCAGGTAGCCCGACAGCACGAAGAAGACCTCGACGGCGGCGTCGAGGTGCTGCGCCAGCGGGTAGGCGACGTGCCAGGTCGCGGGCAGCAGGAAGACGCCGTGGTACACGACGATGCCGAGCACGGCCAGCGCCCGCAGCCCGTCCAGCCCGACCGCGCGCGTCCCCGTGTCGACCGCCGCCACTGCCGGCAGCCGCACCTCGACGGCCGCGAGCCGCGGCAGGTCCGCCGTGATGGTCTCGTTCCCCAGCGCTCCTGCCCCCCCACGTCCCCACCAGAGACCGCGCGGTAACATCGTACCCCGCCAGGGCATGAGCGGTCTCGGCCGGCGCCGAGCCAGTTAGCTTCTGCGCATGGCAGCTCCTGGAGGCTCAGGACCGATCGGACCGTTCCCGTCCGGTGTCGAGACGCCCGACGAGCAGGAGGAGTACGACCGCATGCGGCGGCGGTTGCTGTGGACCATGCCGTACGGGCTGTACGTCGTGGGATCGAGGCACGGCGACCGGCGCAACGCCATGACCCTGAACTTCGCCACCCAGGTGAGCTTCGAGCCGAAGCTGCTGGGCATCGGCGTGGAGAAGACGGCGCTCACCCACGAGCTGATCGAGGGCGGCGGGAGCTTCACGCTGAACACGGTCTCGCGGGAGGACCGGGCGATCGTCCGCAAGTTCACCAAGCCGGTGGAGGTCGACGAGGCGGCGTCGACGCTCAACGGCTTCCCGTTCCACGACGGCCCCACCGGCGCTCCGGTGCTCGACCAGGCCACCGCCTGGATCGCCTGCGAGGTGCGCCAGCCGGTCGACTGCGGCGGCCACACGTTCTTCATCGGCGAGGTGGTGGCCTGCGCCTTCCAGCAGGCCGAGGACACGCCGGTGCTCCGCATGGAGGACACCCGCATGAGCTACGGGGGCTGACCGTGACCGAGCCGTTCCCGTCGCAGGGCCGTTCCGCCGACGACCTCCTGGCCGAGCTGGAGTCGGGCCGGGGCGAGGACGCCGACTGGCGCCGGGCCCGCACGTTCAGCCTCGTCTACAACCCGGCCGACCCCGGGCTGGAGCACCTGCAGGAGGCGGTCGCCCTCGCCTACCTGCACGAGAACTACCTGAATCCCTTCGCCTTCCCGAGCCTGCTGCGGATGGAGCGCGAGGTGGTCGCCATGGCGGCCGACCTGTTCCACGGCGACCCCCGCGGCGGCCGGCTGTCGAGCGGTGGCACCGAGAGCATCTTCCTCGCCGTCCAGGTGGCCCGGGACCACGCCCGGCTGGCCCGGGGCACCGAGGTGCCGTCGATCGTGGTGCCCGAGACCGCCCACCCGGCGTTCGCCAAGGCCTGCCACTACCTCGACGTGACCGAGGTCCGGGTGCCGGTGGGCGCCGACGGCCGGGCCGACCCGGTGACGATGGCGCAGGCGGTCGACGAGCGGACGGCGCTCGTCGTCGGCTCGGCGCCCTGCTACCCGTACGGCGTGGTCGACCCGATCCCGGCGTTGGCGGAGCTGGCGGCCGAGCGGGGGATCCTGTGCCACGTCGATGCCTGCCTGGGCGGTTGGCTGCTGCCGTTCCTGGAGCGGCTGGGCGAGCCGATCCCGCCGTGGGACTTCCGGGTGGAGGGCGTCACGTCGCTGTCGGCCGACATCCACAAGTACGGGTGGT
Encoded proteins:
- a CDS encoding acyltransferase, giving the protein MLPRGLWWGRGGAGALGNETITADLPRLAAVEVRLPAVAAVDTGTRAVGLDGLRALAVLGIVVYHGVFLLPATWHVAYPLAQHLDAAVEVFFVLSGYLIYGPFARAHVRGRPPPRLRGYLLRRAVRIYPAYLVAVGGLLLFGWIHFDDTAQLVQHLTLTQGYFPRDDASLFLPAGLGQSWTLVVEVSFYAFVPAWAWAMRRLARAGGLDGRRQELAGVAVLLAAGTAAAVIAAENPLPVPFAVLPPHLVGLGWGMLLAVVTVDGRPAWLQRRRPARVPTTELCWIGACATLVVLSYLQQGFDYEPGDMLVRHALKLLAAALLVTPVVLGGATVGLVPRLLSWRPLVTVGVVSYGIYLWHLDVLADLPGPWHEGSPTSSAVAMGARAAVALAFGAASFYVLERPLMKWAGRTSKTDTALPRESSSSAASPVLSRSG
- a CDS encoding flavin reductase family protein; its protein translation is MAAPGGSGPIGPFPSGVETPDEQEEYDRMRRRLLWTMPYGLYVVGSRHGDRRNAMTLNFATQVSFEPKLLGIGVEKTALTHELIEGGGSFTLNTVSREDRAIVRKFTKPVEVDEAASTLNGFPFHDGPTGAPVLDQATAWIACEVRQPVDCGGHTFFIGEVVACAFQQAEDTPVLRMEDTRMSYGG
- a CDS encoding aminotransferase class V-fold PLP-dependent enzyme, whose translation is MTEPFPSQGRSADDLLAELESGRGEDADWRRARTFSLVYNPADPGLEHLQEAVALAYLHENYLNPFAFPSLLRMEREVVAMAADLFHGDPRGGRLSSGGTESIFLAVQVARDHARLARGTEVPSIVVPETAHPAFAKACHYLDVTEVRVPVGADGRADPVTMAQAVDERTALVVGSAPCYPYGVVDPIPALAELAAERGILCHVDACLGGWLLPFLERLGEPIPPWDFRVEGVTSLSADIHKYGWCFKGASVLVHRNEELLGQQFFVFDRWPGGVYGSATTAGTRPAAPIAAAWATIRYLGEEGYLRLAGQVLDAARRIRAGIDAIDGLQVTGDPVAGVLEIASADPEAVDVAAVGDVMDDRGWHLDRQQGGLHAILSPSHVAVADEFLADLAAAVATHGESRGVEARYGGV